In Piscinibacter sp. HJYY11, one genomic interval encodes:
- a CDS encoding D-glycerate dehydrogenase: MSRPAVLVARAIQPEVIARLREHFEVEVNSADDIYSRDELIAHLQGKLGVMTTGSERIDKGVLAAAPGLRAVCNIAVGFNNLDVPAATARGVLCTNTPDVLTETTADFGFALMMAAARRVAESEHFLRRGEWKKWSVDMFVGSDIHGATLGILGMGRIGQAIARRGALGFGMKVLYCNRTRLSPEIEDACKASLVTKDELLRQADHLMIVVPYSASSHHAIGAAELALMKPTATLTNIARGGVVDDAALAKALAAKQIAAAGLDVFEGEPAVHPALLQVPNVVLTPHIASATRATRLAMANLAADNLIAALGFGPNAGRPPTPLNPEVLKPA; encoded by the coding sequence ATGAGTCGTCCTGCCGTCCTGGTCGCGCGCGCCATCCAGCCCGAGGTCATCGCGCGCCTGCGCGAGCACTTCGAGGTGGAGGTCAACAGCGCCGACGACATCTATTCCCGAGACGAACTGATCGCGCACCTGCAAGGCAAGCTCGGCGTGATGACCACCGGCAGCGAGCGCATCGACAAGGGCGTGCTCGCCGCTGCCCCGGGCCTGCGGGCGGTGTGCAACATCGCCGTCGGCTTCAACAACCTCGACGTGCCCGCCGCCACCGCGCGCGGCGTGCTCTGCACCAACACGCCCGACGTGCTGACCGAGACCACCGCCGACTTCGGCTTCGCGCTGATGATGGCCGCGGCACGACGCGTCGCGGAGTCCGAGCATTTCCTGCGCCGCGGCGAGTGGAAGAAGTGGTCGGTCGACATGTTCGTCGGCAGCGACATCCATGGCGCCACGCTCGGCATCCTCGGCATGGGCCGCATCGGCCAGGCCATCGCGCGGCGTGGCGCGCTCGGCTTCGGCATGAAGGTCCTCTACTGCAACCGCACCCGGCTTTCACCCGAGATCGAAGACGCCTGCAAGGCGAGCCTCGTGACGAAAGACGAACTGCTGCGACAGGCCGACCACCTGATGATCGTGGTGCCGTATTCGGCTTCGTCGCACCACGCCATCGGCGCGGCCGAGCTGGCGCTGATGAAACCCACCGCAACGCTCACCAACATCGCCCGAGGGGGCGTGGTCGACGATGCGGCGCTCGCCAAGGCGCTGGCGGCCAAGCAGATCGCCGCGGCCGGCCTGGATGTCTTCGAAGGCGAGCCCGCCGTCCACCCGGCGTTGCTGCAGGTGCCCAATGTCGTGCTCACGCCCCACATCGCCAGTGCCACCCGGGCCACGCGCCTCGCGATGGCCAACCTCGCCGCCGACAACCTGATTGCCGCGCTGGGCTTCGGCCCGAACGCCGGCCGCCCGCCCACGCCGCTCAACCCTGAAGTGCTGAAGCCCGCCTGA
- the rmuC gene encoding DNA recombination protein RmuC → MQNPWWIVAALLAVNLMLLLWLAFRRPPVDDSLKTDLRNSTERLERELRDELGRSAQGTRQELGSTLANFQQTLTGAQASVARLQNEQIDSFRVQLAAMQQAVSDTLQAAASSQAAQALASREAQDAGLKRFADTLNEQLRALSDANERRLAEVRSVVEQRLTVLQQGNEQKLEQMRATVDEKLHATLEQRLGESFKQVAERLEQVHRGLGEMQGLARDVGSLSRVLNNVKTRGTFGETQLAGLLEQVFTPEQYGTNVETVPNTGARVEFAIRLPGQRADGVPLWLPIDCKFPREDYERLVDAQHNADAVAAEAAAKAIELRLRAEAKTIRDKYVSPPHTTDFGILFVPTEGLYAEALRRPGLVESLQREHRVMLAGPTTLLATLSSLQMGFRTLALEKRSVEVWEVLGAVKTEFAKFGDVLAKTKKKLDEASNNILQAEVRARAMSRELRTVEALPEARAKVVLPLPADDASLTTGDLLDP, encoded by the coding sequence ATGCAAAACCCGTGGTGGATCGTGGCGGCGCTTCTCGCCGTCAATCTCATGTTGCTGCTCTGGCTGGCCTTTCGCCGGCCGCCGGTGGATGACAGCCTCAAGACCGACCTGCGCAACAGCACCGAGCGACTGGAGCGCGAGCTGCGCGACGAGCTGGGCCGCAGCGCGCAGGGCACACGCCAGGAGCTGGGCAGCACCCTCGCCAACTTCCAGCAGACGCTGACCGGCGCACAGGCCAGCGTGGCGCGGCTGCAGAACGAGCAGATCGACAGCTTTCGCGTGCAGCTGGCTGCCATGCAGCAGGCGGTGAGCGACACGCTGCAGGCCGCCGCCAGCTCTCAGGCTGCGCAGGCTCTGGCATCTCGCGAAGCGCAGGACGCGGGCCTCAAGCGCTTTGCCGACACGCTCAACGAGCAGCTGCGGGCCCTGTCCGACGCCAACGAGCGCCGCCTCGCCGAAGTGCGCAGCGTTGTCGAGCAGCGCCTCACCGTGCTGCAGCAGGGCAACGAGCAGAAGCTCGAGCAGATGCGCGCCACCGTCGACGAGAAGCTGCACGCCACGCTCGAGCAGCGCCTGGGCGAAAGCTTCAAGCAGGTGGCCGAGCGGCTGGAACAGGTGCACCGAGGGCTGGGCGAGATGCAGGGCCTGGCACGCGACGTCGGCTCGCTGAGCCGCGTGCTCAACAACGTGAAGACCCGTGGCACCTTCGGCGAGACGCAGCTCGCGGGCCTGCTGGAGCAGGTCTTCACGCCCGAGCAGTACGGCACCAACGTCGAGACCGTGCCCAACACCGGCGCGCGGGTCGAGTTCGCGATCCGCCTGCCGGGCCAGCGTGCCGATGGGGTGCCCCTCTGGCTGCCGATCGATTGCAAGTTCCCGCGTGAAGACTACGAGCGCCTGGTCGATGCGCAGCACAACGCCGACGCAGTTGCAGCCGAAGCTGCAGCCAAGGCCATCGAGCTGCGCCTGCGGGCGGAAGCGAAGACCATTCGCGACAAGTACGTCTCGCCGCCCCACACCACGGACTTCGGCATCCTCTTCGTGCCGACCGAAGGTCTCTACGCGGAGGCCCTGCGCCGGCCTGGACTGGTGGAGTCGCTGCAGCGCGAGCACCGCGTGATGCTCGCCGGCCCGACCACCTTGCTCGCCACCTTGAGCAGCCTGCAGATGGGCTTCCGCACGCTGGCGCTGGAGAAACGCTCGGTCGAAGTCTGGGAAGTGCTGGGCGCGGTGAAGACCGAGTTTGCGAAATTCGGCGATGTGCTTGCCAAGACCAAGAAGAAGCTCGACGAGGCCAGCAACAACATCCTGCAGGCCGAAGTGCGTGCACGTGCGATGTCGCGCGAGCTGCGCACGGTCGAGGCCCTGCCCGAAGCCCGTGCCAAGGTCGTGCTGCCCTTGCCGGCCGATGATGCGAGCCTCACCACCGGCGACCTGCTCGACCCCTGA